In one Diabrotica virgifera virgifera chromosome 7, PGI_DIABVI_V3a genomic region, the following are encoded:
- the LOC114338470 gene encoding zinc finger protein 493-like produces MEITQEVSEKTYKTENDNDLACEDPLSTYKVEIKEEPKQENTYDAFEYLELNEFSLNTTKVKQDEYKFKPFEDNQTTNDESCSQENKMKTVETLPTHSSHKHEGSCKDGHSEAEISNKNIKVRTGQRRYKCEICFKHFYQACNMKQHMKLHTGKKPYTCEICFKQLSRSSDLKQHMRIHTGEKPYTCEICFKKFSRISSLKIHLRVHTGEKPYKCEVCFKEFAKKCHLTGHMRVHTGEKPYKCEICFKQFTQTDVLKRHLRIHAGEKPYKCQICSKQFSQKNVLRHHLMVHTGEKPYKCGTCSKQFRNASNLRTHLRLHTGEKPYKCEICFKQFSDSNALKRHLRVHTGEKPYKCEICSKRFSQLGHIKQHMSLHTGEIPDKSEICCKQFDTACDLKQHSPTHTGLNPYNCEICFKQFSQKSKLENHFRTHTREKPYNCEICFKQFAQVESLKRHSRLHTDQKPYKCEICFKQFIQSGTLTRHMRIHTGEKPYKCKICCKQFSQASQLSQHLMVHTGQKPYKCELCSKQFSQLSNIKRHMRSHTQETPFECDICCEKLDTACDLKQHSSTHTKCEICFKELSTVGSLKRHMRYHTGEKPYTCEICSKQFSESGHIKEHMRSHTGETPYKCEICCKQFSVKSSLNVHLRTHTGEKPYNCEICLKQFSVILGLKRHLRVHTGEKPYKCEICFKEFAFKKPLNQHMRIHTGEKPYNCEIFFKEFSESGYMKQHMRSHTQEIADKCELCFKQFSTAGSLKRHMRCHTGEKPYKCEICSKQFSQLDHLKTHFRTHTRKTPYKCVICSKQFDTACDLKQHSITHTGLAPYSCETCFKQFSQKGSLKIHLRTHSGEKPYKCEICLKQFAQVGTLKAHLRVHTGEKPYKCEICLKQFSQPNILKTHLKIHSGEKT; encoded by the coding sequence GTTGTTCCCAGGAGAATAAAATGAAAACTGTGGAAACTTTACCTACACATTCATCTCATAAACATGAAGGAAGCTGTAAGGATGGACACTCGGAAGcagaaatttcaaataaaaatataaaagtcaGGACTGGACAAAGGCgttacaaatgtgaaatttgttttaagcatttttatCAAGCATGTAATATGAAACAGCATATGAAACTTCATACAGGAAAAAAACCTTAcacgtgtgaaatttgtttcaagcagcTTTCTCGTTCAAGTGATTTGAAACAACATATGAGAATACATACAGGGGAAAAACCTTACacgtgtgagatttgttttaagaagTTTTCTAGAATTAGTAGTCTAAAAattcatttgagagtgcatactggtgaaaaaccttacaagtgtgaagttTGTTTCAAGGAGTTTGCTAAAAAATGTCATTTAACTGGACACATGAGAGTTCACACTGgcgaaaaaccttacaagtgtgaaatttgttttaagcagtttacgcAAACAGATgttttaaaaagacatttgagaataCACGCTGGAGAGAAACCTTACAAATGCCAAATTTGTTCCAAGCAGTTttcacaaaaaaatgttttgaggCATCATCTGATGGTAcatactggggaaaaaccatATAAGTGTGGAACATGTTCTAAACAGTTTAGAAATGCAAGTAATTTGAGAACacatttgagattgcacactggagaaaaaccttacaagtgcgaaatttgttttaaacaatttagtgatTCAAATGcattgaaaagacatttgagagtgcatactggggaaaaaccttataagtgtgaaatttgttccaAGCGATTTTCGCAATTAGGTCATATCAAACAACACATGAGTTTGCATACTGGAGAAATACCTGACAAGTCTGAAATTTGTTGTAAGCAGTTTGACACAGCTTGTGATTTGAAACAACATTCACCAACACACACTGGACTCAATCCTTAcaactgtgaaatttgttttaagcagttttctcaaaAAAGTAAACTAGAAAATCATTTCAGAACCCATACTAGAGAAAAACCTTATAATTGTGAAATTTGCTTCAAACAGTTTGCACAAGTAGAAAGTTTGAAAAGACATTCAAGATTGCACACTGAtcaaaaaccttacaagtgtgaaatttgttttaagcagtttattcaATCAGGAACTTTAACAAGACAtatgagaatacacactggagagaaaccttacaagtgtaaaatttgttgCAAGCAGTTTTCCCAAGCAAGCCAGTTGAGTCAACATCTGATGGTACACACTGGacaaaaaccatacaagtgtgaactTTGTTCTAAGCAATTCTCTCAACTAAGTAATATTAAACGACATATGAGATCACATACTCAAGAAACACCTTTCGAGTGTGACATTTGTTGTGAAAAGTTAGACACAGCATGTGATTTGAAACAACATTCAAGCACACACAcaaagtgtgaaatttgttttaaggagCTTTCTACAGTAGGTAGTTTGAAACGGCATATGAGAtatcacactggtgaaaaaccttatacgtgtgaaatttgttctaagcagttTTCTGAATCAGGTCATATAAAAGAACATATGAGATCGCATACTGGAGAAAcaccttacaagtgcgaaatctGTTGTAAGCAGTTTTCTGTAAAAAGTAGTCTAAACGTTCATTTGAGAacacatactggagaaaaaccttataattGTGAAATTTGCTTAAAGCAGTTTTCTGTAATATTAggtttgaaaagacatttgagagttcacactggtgaaaaaccttacaagtgtgagatttgctTTAAGGAgttcgcttttaaaaaacctttaaacCAACACATGagaattcacactggtgaaaaaccttacaaCTGTGAAATTTTCTTTAAGGAGTTTTCTGAATCAGGTTATATGAAACAACATATGAGATCTCATACTCAAGAAATAGCTGACAAGTGTGaactttgttttaagcagttttctacAGCAGGTAGTTTGAAACGTCATATGAGAtgtcacactggagaaaaaccttataagtgtgaaatttgttccaAGCAATTTTCTCAACTAGatcatttgaaaacacatttcaGAACGCACACTCGAAAAACACCTTACAAGTGTgtaatttgttctaagcaatttgaCACAGCATGTGATTTGAAACAACATTCAATAACTCACACTGGACTTGCACCTTACAGCTGTGAAacttgttttaagcagttttcacAAAAAGGTAGTCTAAAAATTCATTTGAGAACACAttctggagaaaaaccttacaagtgtgaaatttgccTGAAGCAGTTTGCTCAAGTAGGAACTTTGAAAGCACATTTGAGAGTTCACACTGgcgaaaaaccttataaatgtgaaatttgtttgaagcagttttcTCAGCCaaatattttgaaaacacatttaaAGATTCACAGTGGAGAAAAAACttag